The proteins below are encoded in one region of Pseudonocardia sp. DSM 110487:
- a CDS encoding pitrilysin family protein, translating to MPVPELHRTTLPNGLRVLVVPDPVTPVVGVAVHVDVGFRSEPEGRTGFAHLFEHLMFQGSESLEKLAHFRHVQGSGGVFNGSTHQDYTDYFQVLPAAALERALFLEADRLRAPKLTQENLRNQVDVVKEEIRLNVLNRPYGGFPWILLPPVLYDTFPNAHNGYGDFSELEQASLDDAAAFFDTYYSPANAQVTVAGYLDVEETLRLVEKHFGDIPARPAPQRPSFGEPLPSGERRQSVIDAHAPLPAIALGYRLPDPGADLDGYLGHALLGSVLGDGEAARLQRRLVHTDGLVTDISASAGLMGPLDARDPDTFTITAVHPGAVDPDRVLAAVDEELDKLAAEGPSTEELARQVARWSAGLHQENDRVMYRMLGLGARELLYGRAEISAELPDRLAAVTPEQVRAAAAALRSGGRGVLLVEPKESE from the coding sequence GTGCCTGTGCCAGAACTGCATCGGACGACCTTGCCCAACGGGCTGCGGGTCCTCGTCGTCCCGGACCCCGTCACCCCCGTCGTCGGCGTCGCCGTGCACGTCGACGTGGGCTTCCGCTCCGAGCCGGAAGGCCGCACCGGGTTCGCGCACCTGTTCGAGCACCTGATGTTCCAGGGCAGCGAGAGCCTGGAGAAGCTCGCGCACTTCCGGCACGTCCAGGGCTCGGGCGGGGTGTTCAACGGCTCGACGCACCAGGACTACACCGACTACTTCCAGGTGCTCCCGGCCGCGGCCCTCGAACGGGCGCTGTTCCTCGAGGCCGACCGCCTCCGCGCGCCGAAGCTCACGCAGGAGAACCTGCGCAACCAGGTGGACGTGGTGAAGGAGGAGATCCGGCTCAACGTCCTCAACCGGCCGTACGGCGGGTTCCCCTGGATCCTGCTGCCGCCGGTGCTCTACGACACCTTCCCCAACGCGCACAACGGCTACGGCGACTTCTCCGAGCTCGAGCAGGCATCGCTCGACGACGCCGCTGCCTTCTTCGACACCTACTACTCGCCGGCCAACGCGCAGGTCACCGTGGCCGGCTACCTCGACGTCGAGGAGACGCTGCGCCTGGTCGAGAAGCACTTCGGCGACATACCGGCCCGGCCGGCGCCGCAGCGCCCGTCGTTCGGTGAGCCGCTGCCCAGCGGCGAGCGGCGCCAGTCGGTCATCGACGCGCACGCCCCGCTGCCCGCGATCGCGCTGGGCTACCGGCTGCCCGACCCCGGCGCCGACCTCGACGGCTACCTCGGTCACGCGCTGCTCGGATCGGTGCTCGGCGACGGCGAGGCGGCGCGCCTCCAGCGCAGGCTCGTGCACACCGACGGGCTCGTCACCGACATCTCCGCGAGCGCCGGGCTGATGGGCCCGCTCGACGCGCGCGACCCCGACACGTTCACGATCACCGCCGTGCACCCGGGCGCGGTCGACCCGGACCGCGTGCTCGCCGCCGTCGACGAGGAGCTCGACAAGCTCGCGGCGGAAGGCCCGAGCACCGAGGAGCTGGCCAGGCAGGTGGCGCGCTGGTCGGCAGGCCTGCACCAGGAGAACGACCGCGTCATGTACCGCATGCTCGGCCTCGGCGCCCGCGAGCTGCTCTACGGCCGCGCCGAGATCAGCGCAGAGCTGCCCGACCGGCTCGCCGCCGTCACCCCCGAGCAGGTGCGCGCCGCCGCGGCCGCGCTGCGCTCCGGCGGGCGCGGCGTGCTGCTGGTGGAGCCCAAGGAGAGCGAATGA
- a CDS encoding pitrilysin family protein, which produces MTVTSHRSADEIGSTALGPRPLPPLGPTRAVPLPDVEERVLPNGLRVLAAHRPGVPMVELRLRVPFAGEEPEHPAVAELLSSTLLTGTATRDRVGIDDELAAVGADLGVNVDPERLQIGGSGLADGLPDLLAVLADVLTSATHPDGEVARERDRLVERISVARAQPRTIAREALQRKRFGDHPITREMPTGDDVAAVTVEQVRALHGAALVPGGSILVLVGDIDPPTAIAQVEKAVTGWTADAPARELSSPPPITPSDLQLVHRAGSVQSQLRLSAPALRRHDERYAALQLANLVFGGYFSSRWMENVREDKGYTYGAHSGVEFVPGGAVLGVETDVASDVTAAALLETRYELGRLTAVPPTAAEVDAARAYAVGSLLISLDNQGGLASTLSALAADGLGIEWLRTHPGRLESVTVEQVAEAALEFFAPTAFTGVVVGDADVIGARVRALGGITGP; this is translated from the coding sequence ATGACCGTCACGAGCCACCGCAGCGCCGACGAGATCGGCAGCACCGCGCTGGGGCCGCGCCCGCTGCCGCCGCTCGGACCCACCCGTGCCGTGCCGCTGCCCGACGTCGAGGAGCGCGTCCTCCCGAACGGGCTGCGGGTGCTCGCCGCACACCGGCCGGGCGTGCCGATGGTCGAACTGCGGCTGCGTGTGCCGTTCGCCGGTGAGGAGCCGGAGCACCCGGCCGTCGCGGAGCTGCTCTCGTCCACGCTGCTGACCGGCACGGCCACCCGCGACCGGGTCGGCATCGACGACGAGCTGGCCGCCGTCGGCGCCGACCTCGGGGTGAACGTCGACCCCGAGCGGCTCCAGATCGGCGGCTCCGGCCTTGCCGACGGCCTGCCCGACCTGCTGGCCGTGCTCGCCGACGTGCTCACATCGGCCACCCACCCCGACGGCGAGGTGGCCCGCGAACGCGACCGGCTCGTCGAGCGGATCAGTGTGGCCCGCGCGCAGCCCCGCACGATCGCAAGGGAGGCGCTGCAACGCAAGCGGTTCGGCGACCACCCGATCACCCGGGAGATGCCCACCGGCGACGACGTCGCGGCCGTCACCGTCGAGCAGGTGCGGGCCCTGCACGGCGCGGCGCTCGTGCCCGGCGGGTCCATCCTCGTCCTCGTCGGCGACATCGACCCGCCCACCGCGATCGCGCAGGTCGAGAAGGCGGTCACCGGGTGGACGGCCGACGCGCCCGCGCGTGAGCTGTCGTCGCCGCCGCCGATCACGCCATCGGACCTGCAGCTGGTGCACCGGGCAGGCTCGGTGCAGTCGCAGCTGCGGCTCTCCGCGCCCGCGCTGCGCCGCCACGACGAGCGCTACGCCGCGCTGCAGCTGGCCAACCTCGTGTTCGGTGGCTACTTCTCCTCCCGCTGGATGGAGAACGTCCGCGAGGACAAGGGCTACACCTACGGCGCCCACTCGGGTGTCGAGTTCGTGCCCGGTGGCGCGGTTCTCGGCGTCGAGACCGACGTGGCGAGCGACGTCACCGCCGCCGCGCTGTTGGAGACCCGCTACGAGCTGGGCCGGCTGACCGCCGTCCCGCCCACGGCCGCCGAGGTCGACGCCGCCCGCGCCTATGCCGTCGGCTCGCTGCTGATCTCGCTGGACAACCAGGGCGGCCTCGCGTCCACCCTCTCGGCCCTCGCCGCCGACGGCCTCGGGATCGAATGGCTGCGCACCCACCCCGGCCGCCTCGAATCGGTCACGGTCGAGCAGGTGGCCGAGGCGGCGCTGGAGTTCTTCGCGCCCACCGCGTTCACCGGCGTCGTCGTGGGGGACGCGGACGTGATCGGCGCCCGGGTCCGCGCGCTGGGCGGGATCACCGGCCCGTGA
- the nudC gene encoding NAD(+) diphosphatase: MTFPLLAPPVLSRSVVMRDEPIRSDRERQLACWPKARLVVLDEGGRTPVDWGAVRRPRDRWDMISGSGARLITRPTTGDEPPPDAVLLGEHEDTAYWAVRGDVDLVAGEDPTDWADLRTVGAALDALGAGLLTGAVALLNWHAAARFCTRDGSPMHPRNAGWHRVCEANGHEEYPRTDPAVICLVHDGADQVLLARQPVWPEGRYSVLAGFVEAGESLEACVMREIHEEVGVRVHDVSYLGSQAWPFPRSLMIGFSALADPADQLVLADGEIAEAMWVTRAGLRGALDAGDWAGRSDGDPSLLLPGKVSIARSMLESWAAL, translated from the coding sequence GTGACCTTCCCCCTGCTCGCCCCGCCCGTCCTCTCCCGCTCCGTGGTCATGCGGGACGAGCCGATCCGCAGCGACCGCGAGCGCCAGCTCGCCTGCTGGCCGAAGGCCCGGCTCGTCGTGCTCGACGAGGGGGGCCGCACCCCCGTCGACTGGGGAGCCGTCCGCAGGCCCCGTGACCGCTGGGACATGATCTCCGGCTCCGGCGCCCGGCTGATCACCCGGCCGACAACGGGCGACGAGCCGCCGCCCGACGCGGTGTTGCTCGGCGAGCACGAGGACACCGCCTACTGGGCGGTGCGCGGCGATGTCGACCTCGTCGCAGGCGAGGACCCGACCGACTGGGCCGACCTGCGCACGGTGGGTGCCGCTCTCGACGCCCTCGGTGCTGGCCTGCTCACGGGCGCGGTGGCGCTGCTGAACTGGCACGCCGCTGCCCGGTTCTGCACGCGCGACGGCTCGCCGATGCACCCGCGCAACGCCGGCTGGCACCGGGTGTGCGAGGCGAACGGTCACGAGGAGTACCCGCGCACCGATCCTGCCGTGATCTGCCTGGTGCACGACGGCGCCGATCAGGTTCTCCTCGCGCGTCAGCCCGTCTGGCCGGAGGGTCGGTACTCCGTGCTCGCCGGGTTCGTGGAGGCGGGGGAGTCTCTCGAAGCGTGCGTCATGCGGGAGATCCACGAGGAGGTGGGCGTCCGGGTCCACGACGTGTCGTACCTGGGCAGCCAGGCGTGGCCGTTCCCGCGCTCGCTCATGATCGGCTTCTCCGCCCTTGCCGACCCGGCGGATCAGCTCGTCCTGGCCGACGGCGAGATAGCAGAGGCGATGTGGGTGACCCGCGCCGGGCTGCGCGGGGCCCTCGACGCAGGCGACTGGGCCGGACGGTCGGACGGGGACCCCTCCCTGCTGCTCCCCGGCAAGGTGAGCATCGCGAGATCGATGCTGGAGAGCTGGGCGGCCCTGTAA
- a CDS encoding mycoredoxin, translated as MSQVTMYSTTWCGYCRRLKLQLDQAGIAYEEIDIERDPEAAAYVENVNGGNQTVPTVRFADGTALTNPPFAVVAEKVADLAA; from the coding sequence ATGTCTCAGGTGACGATGTACTCGACGACGTGGTGCGGCTACTGCCGGCGGCTCAAGCTGCAGCTGGACCAGGCCGGAATCGCGTACGAGGAAATCGACATCGAGCGCGACCCCGAGGCCGCCGCATACGTGGAGAACGTGAACGGCGGCAACCAGACGGTCCCCACGGTCCGCTTCGCGGACGGCACAGCGCTGACGAACCCCCCGTTCGCGGTGGTGGCGGAGAAGGTAGCCGACCTGGCGGCGTGA
- a CDS encoding ATP-dependent DNA helicase UvrD2 yields MHCSTTAAGTVFPGCQDGPVTAPTLEAGLDDEQLAAVTAPRGPVCVLAGAGTGKTRTITRRIAHLVGTGHVAPGQVLAVTFTARAAGEMRTRLRALGVSGVQARTFHAASLRQLRYFWPRVVGGPQWQLLEGKLRIVGQAAARVKAGTDAAALRDFAGEIEWAKATLVTPDEYPAAVAKLRRETPGPAEQVAAVYAGYEALKNRAEMLDFDDLLLHTAAAMEEHAGVAEEFRDRYRCFVVDEYQDVTPLQQRVLDAWLGERDDLTVVGDANQTIYTFAGASPRYLLEFARRFPEAVVVRLQRDYRSTPQVVAAANTLIGSARGRVAGSRLRLIGQLPPGPDPDFAEHDDEPTEAAAAAKRIARLIADGTPASEIAVLFRINAQSEVYEQALTEVGVPYQVRGGERFFNRPEVRRAMIAVRAAGDVDAPLVDAVRAVLAPVGLTPDPPTGAQQRAQWESLLAIVELAEELVAVEPDAGLPRFAVELETRADAAHPPTVQGVTLASLHAAKGLEWDVVFLVGLVEGTLPIQHAEGDDEAIEEERRLLYVGLTRARRRLSLSWALSRQPGGPRRRRRSRFLYGLIPDEHPASRVANGGGGRGVPKPRCRVCGSPLIGADSMKLRRCADCPSDVDVELLDRLRVWRAEQAKEQQVPAYVIFTDATLTAIAEHRPADTAALVRIPGIGARKLDRYGEAVLGLVAESSG; encoded by the coding sequence ATGCACTGCTCAACCACCGCCGCGGGCACTGTCTTCCCCGGCTGTCAGGATGGGCCGGTGACTGCGCCCACCCTCGAAGCCGGACTGGACGACGAGCAGCTCGCCGCGGTCACCGCGCCGCGGGGGCCGGTGTGCGTGCTGGCCGGGGCTGGCACCGGCAAGACCCGCACGATCACCAGGCGCATCGCCCACCTCGTCGGCACCGGCCACGTCGCGCCGGGCCAGGTCCTCGCCGTCACGTTCACGGCGCGGGCGGCAGGGGAGATGCGCACCCGGCTGCGGGCGCTCGGGGTCTCGGGGGTGCAGGCGCGCACGTTCCACGCGGCGTCGCTGCGTCAGCTGCGGTACTTCTGGCCGCGGGTGGTCGGCGGTCCGCAGTGGCAGCTGCTCGAGGGAAAGCTGCGCATCGTCGGGCAGGCGGCCGCCCGCGTGAAGGCCGGCACCGACGCGGCCGCGCTGCGCGACTTCGCCGGGGAGATCGAGTGGGCGAAGGCCACCCTCGTCACGCCGGACGAGTACCCGGCAGCCGTCGCGAAGCTCCGCAGGGAGACGCCGGGGCCCGCCGAGCAGGTGGCCGCCGTGTACGCCGGGTACGAGGCGCTCAAGAACCGCGCCGAGATGCTCGACTTCGACGACCTGCTGCTGCACACGGCCGCGGCGATGGAGGAGCACGCCGGCGTCGCGGAGGAGTTCCGCGACCGCTACCGCTGCTTCGTGGTCGACGAGTACCAGGACGTCACGCCGCTGCAGCAGCGCGTGCTCGACGCGTGGCTCGGCGAGCGCGACGACCTCACCGTGGTCGGCGACGCCAACCAGACGATCTACACGTTCGCCGGCGCCAGCCCCCGGTACCTGCTCGAGTTCGCGCGCCGGTTCCCGGAGGCCGTGGTCGTGCGGCTGCAGCGCGACTACCGGTCCACCCCGCAGGTCGTCGCCGCGGCGAACACGCTGATCGGCTCGGCGCGCGGCCGGGTGGCCGGCAGCAGGCTGCGCCTGATCGGTCAGCTGCCGCCGGGGCCGGATCCCGATTTCGCCGAGCACGACGACGAGCCCACCGAGGCCGCCGCCGCCGCGAAGCGGATCGCCCGCCTGATCGCCGACGGCACGCCGGCCAGCGAGATCGCGGTGCTGTTCCGGATCAACGCGCAGTCCGAGGTGTACGAGCAGGCGCTCACCGAGGTCGGAGTGCCGTACCAGGTGCGTGGCGGCGAGCGGTTCTTCAACCGGCCGGAGGTCCGCCGCGCGATGATCGCCGTCCGGGCCGCCGGTGACGTCGACGCCCCGCTGGTCGATGCGGTGCGCGCGGTGCTGGCGCCGGTCGGGCTCACTCCCGACCCGCCCACCGGTGCGCAGCAGCGCGCCCAGTGGGAGTCGTTGCTCGCGATCGTCGAGCTGGCCGAGGAGCTGGTGGCCGTCGAGCCCGACGCCGGCCTGCCGCGGTTCGCGGTCGAGCTGGAAACCCGCGCAGACGCCGCACACCCGCCCACCGTGCAGGGCGTCACGCTCGCGTCCCTGCACGCCGCGAAGGGCCTGGAGTGGGACGTCGTGTTCCTCGTCGGGCTGGTCGAGGGCACGCTGCCCATCCAGCACGCGGAGGGAGACGACGAGGCGATCGAGGAGGAACGGCGGCTGCTCTACGTCGGCCTCACCCGCGCGCGGCGGCGGCTCTCGCTGTCCTGGGCGCTCTCGCGCCAGCCGGGCGGTCCGCGTCGGCGCAGGCGCAGCCGGTTCCTCTACGGCCTGATCCCCGACGAGCACCCCGCTTCGCGCGTGGCGAACGGCGGCGGCGGTCGCGGGGTGCCAAAGCCGCGCTGCCGGGTCTGCGGCTCGCCGTTGATCGGGGCCGACTCGATGAAGCTGCGCAGGTGCGCCGACTGCCCGTCCGATGTGGACGTCGAGCTGCTCGACCGGCTTCGGGTCTGGCGGGCGGAGCAGGCCAAGGAACAGCAGGTACCGGCCTATGTGATCTTCACGGACGCCACGCTCACCGCCATCGCAGAGCACCGCCCCGCCGACACCGCCGCCCTCGTGCGGATCCCGGGGATCGGCGCCCGCAAGCTCGACCGGTACGGCGAGGCCGTGCTGGGCCTGGTGGCCGAGTCGAGTGGTTGA
- a CDS encoding WhiB family transcriptional regulator has product MLVRSVPLDGGTITPEQFGGDSATGLGTLLDAAPRAGLDLPCRSGDADLWFAEAPVELERAKALCAACPIKAECLEGALQRAEPWGVWGGEIFERGTVIPRKRPRGRPSKADLARDRAYAAAMSA; this is encoded by the coding sequence GTGCTAGTCCGATCAGTTCCGTTGGACGGCGGAACGATCACTCCGGAGCAGTTCGGCGGCGACTCCGCCACCGGGCTGGGGACCCTGCTCGACGCGGCACCCCGCGCCGGGCTGGATCTGCCGTGTCGCTCCGGCGACGCGGACCTGTGGTTCGCCGAGGCTCCCGTGGAGCTGGAGCGGGCCAAGGCGCTCTGCGCGGCCTGCCCGATCAAGGCCGAGTGCCTCGAAGGCGCGCTGCAGCGCGCCGAGCCGTGGGGCGTCTGGGGCGGCGAGATCTTCGAGCGCGGAACGGTGATCCCGCGCAAGAGGCCTCGCGGCCGCCCGAGCAAGGCCGACCTCGCCCGGGACCGCGCATACGCCGCGGCCATGTCCGCCTGA
- a CDS encoding AarF/ABC1/UbiB kinase family protein — MTDIPRRTAARTAKLASLPLGVAGRAAAGWGRRLAGGDGDEISAQLMAKSAEQLFAVLGELKGGAMKFGQALSVFEAAIPDEFAAPFRESLVKLQSAAPPMRASEVHRMLAEQFGRGWRERFREFDETPAAAASIGQVHRAVWRDGREVAVKVQYPGAGEALRSDLRQLSRMSRLIQPLVPGLEIKPLIAELRDRMEEELDYRDEAANQRIFAAAYDGDDKVKVPRVVASAPRAMVTEWVTGRRLSDVIRSGTQSERDGAAALLAEFHYSAPARVGLLHADPHPGNFQILDDGRLMVLDFGAVARLPDGLPRPLSIMVRLALEDKPGELLQLLRDSGFVRAGSRLGGEEALEYLAPFTEPLRTESFRFNRRWLQRQAERVGDLRRPEFHTGRELNLPPQYLLVHRVTMGTLGVLCQLDADVPLRSVVQHWQPWIFDAEDETASRHA; from the coding sequence GTGACCGACATCCCACGTCGCACGGCAGCTCGCACCGCCAAGCTGGCGAGCCTCCCACTCGGCGTCGCCGGACGTGCTGCCGCCGGATGGGGCAGGCGGCTGGCGGGCGGCGACGGCGATGAGATCTCCGCGCAGCTCATGGCCAAGAGCGCCGAGCAGCTGTTCGCCGTGCTCGGCGAGCTCAAGGGCGGCGCGATGAAGTTCGGCCAGGCCCTCAGCGTGTTCGAGGCGGCCATCCCCGACGAGTTCGCGGCGCCGTTCCGCGAGTCGCTGGTGAAGCTGCAGTCCGCTGCGCCCCCGATGCGGGCCTCCGAGGTGCACCGCATGCTCGCCGAGCAGTTCGGGCGCGGCTGGCGCGAGCGCTTCCGCGAGTTCGACGAGACGCCCGCCGCCGCGGCGAGCATCGGCCAGGTCCACCGCGCGGTCTGGCGAGACGGACGCGAGGTCGCGGTCAAGGTCCAGTACCCGGGCGCAGGGGAGGCGCTGCGGTCGGATCTGCGCCAACTCTCCCGGATGAGCCGGCTCATCCAGCCGCTCGTGCCCGGCCTGGAGATCAAGCCGCTGATCGCCGAGCTGCGCGACCGCATGGAGGAGGAGCTCGACTACCGCGACGAGGCGGCCAACCAGCGGATCTTCGCCGCCGCTTACGACGGCGACGACAAGGTCAAGGTGCCCCGCGTCGTGGCGTCCGCGCCGCGCGCGATGGTCACGGAGTGGGTCACCGGCAGGCGGCTGTCGGACGTGATCCGCAGCGGTACGCAGTCCGAGCGCGACGGGGCCGCCGCCCTGCTCGCGGAGTTCCACTACTCGGCGCCCGCGCGGGTCGGGCTGCTGCACGCGGACCCGCATCCGGGCAACTTCCAGATCCTCGACGACGGCCGTCTCATGGTGCTCGACTTCGGCGCCGTCGCCCGGCTCCCCGACGGGCTCCCCCGCCCGCTGTCGATCATGGTGCGGCTTGCGCTCGAGGACAAGCCTGGTGAGCTCCTCCAACTGCTCCGCGACAGCGGCTTCGTGCGGGCCGGCTCCCGGCTCGGCGGCGAGGAAGCGCTCGAATACCTGGCCCCGTTCACCGAGCCGTTGCGCACCGAGTCGTTCCGCTTCAACCGTCGCTGGCTGCAGCGGCAGGCCGAGCGCGTGGGCGATCTGCGGCGTCCCGAGTTCCACACCGGGCGGGAGCTCAACCTCCCCCCGCAGTACCTGCTGGTGCACCGCGTCACGATGGGCACCCTCGGCGTGCTCTGCCAGCTCGACGCCGACGTGCCGCTGCGCAGCGTCGTCCAGCACTGGCAGCCGTGGATCTTCGACGCCGAGGACGAGACGGCGAGCCGCCACGCCTGA
- a CDS encoding M48 family metallopeptidase, which yields MAQPAVVEVRRSDRRRRMVSARREGDTVIVFIPGWMSDAEERRWVDEMVRRLERSEARRRSPGRKGDDALRRRSVELSRRFLEGRARPTSVRWVPPMRTRWASCTPADGTIRISERLRDAPGWVVDYVLVHELTHLLEPGHDARFWAWVHRYPRTERAMGYLEGLSAAAGLGLVGIDGEEPDTVEPEEPVSATG from the coding sequence ATGGCGCAGCCCGCGGTCGTGGAGGTCCGGCGCAGTGACCGCCGCCGACGCATGGTCAGTGCTCGACGCGAGGGCGACACCGTCATCGTCTTCATCCCCGGTTGGATGAGCGACGCCGAGGAGCGTCGCTGGGTGGACGAGATGGTGCGCAGGCTGGAGCGCAGCGAGGCCCGCCGCCGGTCCCCCGGCCGCAAGGGTGACGACGCGTTGCGGCGGCGATCGGTGGAGCTCTCGCGGCGTTTCCTGGAAGGCAGGGCGCGGCCCACCAGCGTCCGGTGGGTGCCGCCCATGCGCACCCGCTGGGCATCCTGCACGCCGGCCGACGGCACCATCCGGATCAGCGAGCGGCTGCGTGACGCGCCCGGCTGGGTGGTCGACTACGTGCTGGTGCACGAGCTCACCCACCTGCTCGAACCCGGCCATGACGCCCGCTTCTGGGCGTGGGTCCACCGCTACCCGCGCACCGAGCGCGCGATGGGCTACCTGGAGGGCCTGTCCGCGGCCGCCGGGCTCGGGTTGGTGGGCATCGACGGCGAGGAGCCCGACACCGTCGAGCCCGAGGAACCGGTCTCGGCCACGGGCTGA
- a CDS encoding zinc-dependent metalloprotease, translating into MSDIPFGFGSADRDPDDERRRRDLEGRGEGANDPLGFGGFPGMPGGGFPGGAQGFDVSQLGQMLTQLGQMLSQAQSSGGGPVNYDLAAQLARQRLAATTSSLTGAQRAAVSDAVKLAELWLDPATDFPTGATETKAWSASEWVDASLPTWKRLCDPVAQRVSSAWVEAMPEEVRSAAGPMIAMLGQMGGLAFGSQLGNGLAQLAAEVVSSTDIGVPVGPDRVAALLPENIEKFTKDLDRPASEVMIFLAAREAAHQRLFSHVPWLKERLLGAVEQYARGIRVDSSRIEELARGIDPSNPAAIEEAMRSGMFEPETTPEQNTALARLETLLALVEGWVDAVVADAVGARLPGADALREALRRRRGAGGPAEQAFATVVGLELRPRRLRAAAELWRLLGEQRGIAGRDALWAHPDLVPTADDLDDPAAFVGRTEMGDPIAELEKLAGQKAPEENSGGKRNDDADGGSDDEPESGPPPA; encoded by the coding sequence ATGAGTGACATCCCGTTCGGCTTCGGATCCGCCGACCGCGACCCGGACGACGAGCGCCGGCGCCGCGACCTGGAGGGCCGCGGCGAGGGGGCGAACGACCCGCTCGGTTTCGGCGGCTTCCCCGGCATGCCGGGAGGCGGTTTCCCCGGCGGGGCGCAGGGCTTCGACGTCAGCCAGCTCGGCCAGATGCTCACCCAGCTCGGCCAGATGCTCAGCCAGGCCCAGTCGAGCGGCGGTGGGCCGGTCAACTACGACCTCGCAGCGCAGCTGGCGCGCCAGCGGCTCGCCGCCACCACGTCGTCGCTCACCGGGGCGCAGCGGGCGGCCGTCAGTGACGCCGTGAAGCTGGCCGAGCTGTGGCTCGACCCCGCCACCGACTTCCCCACCGGCGCCACCGAGACCAAGGCGTGGTCGGCCAGCGAGTGGGTCGACGCCAGCCTCCCCACGTGGAAGCGGCTGTGCGACCCCGTGGCCCAGCGCGTGTCGAGCGCGTGGGTCGAGGCCATGCCCGAGGAGGTCCGCTCCGCGGCGGGGCCGATGATCGCGATGCTCGGTCAGATGGGCGGGCTCGCGTTCGGCAGCCAGCTCGGCAACGGACTCGCGCAGCTCGCCGCCGAGGTCGTCTCCTCCACCGACATCGGGGTTCCGGTCGGACCCGATCGGGTCGCCGCTCTGCTGCCGGAGAACATCGAGAAGTTCACGAAGGACCTCGACCGGCCCGCCAGCGAGGTCATGATCTTCCTCGCCGCTCGGGAGGCCGCCCACCAGCGCCTGTTCTCCCACGTCCCGTGGTTGAAGGAGCGGCTGCTCGGAGCGGTCGAGCAGTACGCGCGCGGCATCCGCGTCGACTCCTCCCGGATCGAGGAGCTGGCCCGCGGCATCGACCCGTCCAACCCGGCCGCGATCGAGGAGGCCATGCGGTCGGGCATGTTCGAGCCCGAGACCACCCCGGAGCAGAACACCGCGCTCGCCCGGCTCGAGACTCTCCTCGCGCTGGTCGAGGGCTGGGTGGACGCCGTCGTCGCCGACGCCGTAGGCGCACGGCTGCCGGGCGCCGATGCGCTGCGCGAGGCACTGCGCCGTCGCCGCGGCGCCGGTGGCCCCGCCGAGCAGGCGTTCGCCACGGTGGTCGGGCTGGAGCTGCGCCCGCGCCGGCTGCGCGCCGCTGCGGAGCTCTGGCGGCTGCTCGGTGAGCAGCGCGGCATCGCGGGCCGTGACGCCCTGTGGGCCCACCCCGACCTCGTCCCGACGGCCGACGACCTGGACGACCCGGCCGCGTTCGTCGGGCGCACCGAGATGGGCGACCCGATCGCCGAGCTGGAGAAGCTGGCCGGCCAGAAGGCGCCGGAGGAGAACAGCGGCGGCAAGAGGAACGACGACGCGGATGGCGGTTCCGACGACGAGCCCGAAAGCGGCCCGCCGCCTGCCTGA